Proteins encoded by one window of Nicotiana tabacum cultivar K326 chromosome 10, ASM71507v2, whole genome shotgun sequence:
- the LOC142165045 gene encoding uncharacterized protein LOC142165045 encodes MITIRTTIGVPTSKDWPLFQMNVNNAFLQGYLVEDTYMEMPQGFQQKVEYKVCSSNADLIQEVKNSLHGNFKMKDLGELSASSETIYAKAKTHLNTAMRIVKYIKGSLGLGVFLKRGETYTLIAYCDSDWVVCPNTRRSITSYVVKMGDPLLSWKSKK; translated from the exons ATGATCACAATTAGGACAACCATTGGAGTACCAACATCCAAAGACTGGCCATTATTTCAGATGAATGTTAATAATGCATTTCTCCAAGGTTATTTGGTGGAAGATACCTACATGGAGATGCCTCAGGGTTTCCAACAAAAGGTGGAGTATAAGGTCTGCA GTAGTAATGCTGACCTGATACAAGAGGTAAAAAATTCCTTGCATGGTAACTTCAAGATGAAGGACTTGGGGGAACTAAG TGCAAGTTCTGAGACAATTTATGCAAAGGCCAAAACTCATTTGAATACAGCAATGAGAATTGTCAAGTACATCAAAGGTTCACTAGGACTTGGTGTATTTTTGAAGAGAGGGGAAACTTATACACTCATAGCTTACTGTGACTCAGATTGGGTTGTTTGTCCCAATACTAGGAGATCAATCACAAGCTATGTTGTGAAGATGGGAGATCCATTGTTGTCTTGGAAATCTAAAAAATAA